AGGCGCGGCGAGTTGTTGTCGATGGTGGTGGCGACCACCGCCACTTCCTGCAGTCCATCCGCCACCACCATGAAGGTGGCGACGTCCGGCACCGCGTCCTCGTCCACCGCCGCGCCGAGCGTCACCACCTGGGGAACGTTCCAGTGGGCCGCGGTGAAGGTGAGCGCCGCGCCGCTGACGACGCTCAAGTCCTCGGAGCCGCCCAGCGCGCGGGACACCTGCACGGAGACATCGGACGCCGGCGCCTCGGCCAGGCGCACGGTGAAGGCGGCGCGTCCGCCCTCCTCCACGCGGGGATACAGCCCGGACACCACCAGCTTCTGCCCTGGCGCCGCGGGCGTGATGCGCCGCAGGGTGCCGCCCGTCACGCCAATGGTGTAGAGCGCGCCGTCCGGGCCCACCGCCATGTCCACCTGCGAGCTGAACCCGGTGGCCCACTCGTCCACCGTGGCCACCGAGTTGTCCTGCTCCAGCGTGACGCGCGTCAGTTGTCCGGAGTTGTAGTCACCGAAGAAGAAGTTGTGGTGGTACTCCGCGCCGAACAGCGTCGAGTCGTAGAAGGTGCCACCGGTGATGGAACCCCCGAGCCGCTGCGTCGTGGCCGTGCCACCACCGCTCGCGGCGTCCGGCAGCGAAGGCTGCGCCACGGTGAAGGTGGTGTTGCTGGGAACACTCGCCACCCGCAGTGGACCGTTGAAGCTCGCATCCCCCACGCCCGCGAGCGTGAGCAGCTCGCCCTTGCGAATGCCATGGTTCCCGGTGGTGGTGAAGGTGGCCACGCCGCCAGCGCGCACCGCGCCACCCGAGGTGAGGTTGCGGGTGTCCACGCCGTTGGTGCGGTACTTGACGACGGGCGTGATGAAGTCGTTGCTGGCGGGCTGGTTGTTTTCGTAGTCGGAGTAGCCGGCGTGGCTCCTGGCGTTGACGACGAAGACCTGCTCGTAGCCCGTGCCCACGCTGTTCACCCACAACCTGCCCGTGGCGGGCTGGAAGGTGAAGGTGAAGGGATTGCGCAGGCCGCGCGCCCAGACGTACTCGTTGTTGGGGCCCACGCCGTCGTTGAAGGGATTGTCGTTGGCGGGCGTGCCATCCAGGTTCGCCCGGCTCACCTTGGACGCCATGGACGTCAGGTCCGCGTTCACACCCGTGCCATTGCCCAAATCGCCAATGGCCCAGTACAGCTTGCCGTCCGGACCGAAGCCCAGGGCCCCGCCGTCATGGTTCTGGCCCCGCGTGGGCAAGCGATTGACGACAACAGTGCGCGCCGCGCCCACCCCATTCGCGTCCGTGTAGCGGACAATCTGCTGCTCCGTCGCCGAGACGGTGACGAAGAAATAGACGTAGCGGTTGACCACGTAGTTCGGGTCGAACGCGATGCCGATGAGCCCGCATTCGCTGTTCGTATAGACGCTGGGCTCCGTCGCGAACACCCGCGTCACCAGCGTGGTGTTCCCGGGCTGCGTCTCGGGCTGGCCGTCCTTCAGCGACACCACCCGGACTTCGCCTGACTTGCGGATGATGAAGAGCCGCCCCGAGCCATCCGGCGCCCACGCCATCCCCGTGGCCTGGGTCAGGGAGTTGGAGGTGAACGGAGCCTCCACGAACCCCGAGGGCGCCGCGGCCACTGCTGGCGAAGACAGCCCCAACACACCGAGCAACATCCAGAAAGAGCGCATGGCCGGAGAAGATAACCCACGCCTCGGCTCAGCCTGTCAGCCGCGTCCGGCGTACCCCGCAGCCGCTCGCGCACGCCGCCACCCGTGTCTTGGTTTGCGGTTGTTTTGCACCGTGGCGAGATTCGCCCGCGCGCCCAGGCGCTCAGCCCGTGGCGGCCAGCGACTCCTCGAACACCGTGCGCACCCGAGCGGCCAACTCTTGCGAGTCCGGACCGAACGACTCGGGAGGCAGCGCGGGGAGCACGCGCACACGGATGGACGCGGTGGGGCTCATCCAGGGCCCGTCACCGTCCAGCAACCCGGGCGTGCCCTCCACCACGATGGGCACCACCGGGACGTGCTCTTCCACCGCGAGCTGGAAGGCGCCGCGCTTGAAGGGCAGCAGTTGGCCGCCCTTCGAGTACGTCCCCTCCGGGAAGATGAGCACCGGCATGCCCCGGCGGAGCCAGCGGCGGCACGGGTCCAGGAGCTGGTGCATGGCGGTGGAGGAGCCGCGGACGATGGGCACATACGCCAGCAGCGTCATCATCCACCCCACCAGCGGCAGCGAGAACAGCGACGCCTTCGCCACGAACTTGTAGGGATGGAACAAGCCCATGACGGCGAGGATGTCCGCAGCGGACTGATGGTTCACCACGAGCACGCAGGGCCCCGGTGGGATGAGCTCGCGGCCCTCGATGCGCGTGCGCCATCCCGGCGACGCATGCAACCACAGGCCATAGCACCACCGACACACCAGCGAGTGCAGCAACCGCCGGTCCCGGTCGAACGGGTACGTGACGACGAGCAGCAGCGCGCCCAGGGTGAACAGCACCGGCGCGGTGAGCAGGAAGACGACCCAGAACCAGAGCGTGATGACGTACTTCATGGCACGGCCCCCTGCATACCACCTTCCGTCCGGCCTCGACGTCGCCTCATTCCGCCGCGCCAGGCCGCCCCCCTGACCGGGCGTGCCGGTTCGCCGCGGCAAGGCCTTCGCTTGGTGGCCCGCGCCTCGACTTGCATGGCGGGCGCGGCGCCCCACCGTTAGCGCAGCGGGCAGCAACTGACGAGGCAGCACACCGGGAAGACGTCACACGGGCATCACTGCCCGCACACTCACTTGCCCGGCGGCCACGCAGGCGGCGTAAGGTGCCCGCCGAACCCAAACCGGAGGAGGCAGCGGAATGGACGCGCATCAGGGCCTGCACATCGAGACCCACCCCCGAGAGGGCGACCCGCTGGTCCGCGCCCGGCGGCCGGACCCCTGCGCATTGGTGCTCTTCGGCGCCACCGGGGACCTGGCCCAGCGCAAGCTGTTCCCGGCCCTGTTCGAGCTGGCACGCGACCACCTGTTGCCGGAGAACTTCGCCGTCGTCGCCTTCAGCCGTTCGGAGGGCGACACCGACACGTTCCGGCAGCACGTGAAGGAATCCCTCCAGAAGTTCTCCCGGACCCAGCCCCTGGACGAGAACGTCTGGAAGGACTTCGCCCCGCGCCTGGAAATCATCTCCGGCGGCTATGACGACCCGAAGTCCTTCGCGCGGCTTCGCGAGGAGCTCGACCGGGTCGCCCAGAAGTTCGGCACCCAGGGCAACCAGGTCTATTACCTGGCCACGCCGGCCTCCACCTTCCCCCAGATTCTCCACGGCCTCGCGGACTCCGGCCTGCTGAAGCGCCAGGAGCAGGCGGACCAGAAGCCGTGGCAGCGGCTCATCATCGAGAAGCCCTTCGGCCGGGATTTGGAGAGCGCCCGCGCGCTCAACCGCGAGCTGGCGTCGGTGCTGGACGAGCGGCAGATCTTCCGCATCGACCACTACCTGGGCAAGGAGACGGTGCAGAACATCCTCGTCTTCCGCTTCGCCAACGCCATCTTCGAGCCGCTGTGGAACCGGCAGCACATCGACCACGTGGAAATCACCGCGGCGGAGACGCTGGCGGTGGAGGGCCGCGCCGGCTTCTACGACGAGACGGGCGTCATCCGGGACATGGTGCAGAACCACCTGCTCCAGGTGCTCGCGCTGTGCGCCATGGAGCCCCCGGTGTCCTTCGGCGCCGAGGACATCCGCGACGAGAAGAACAAGGTGTTCCGCGCGCTGCGCCCGCTGGAGGGCCGTGAGGTGTCCCGCGCCGTGGTGGTGGGCCAGTACGAGGGCTACCTCCAGACGAAGGGCGTGAAGGAGGGCTCGCGCACGCCGACCTACGTGGCGATGAAGATGAACATCGACAACTGGCGCTGGGCGGGCGTGCCCTTCTACCTGCGCGCGGGGAAGAACCTGAAGAAGCGGGTGACGGAGGTGTCCATCCACTTCAAGTCGGTGCCCGTCAGCCTCTTCGCCGGAGAGAACGCCACCTGCCAGCGGCTGCAGCCCAACGTGCTCACGCTGCGCATCCAGCCCCAGGAGGGCATCGCCCTCTCCTTCGAGTCCAAGGTCCCCGGCGAGGACGTCAACATCGCGGGCGTCACCATGGACTTCAACTACCAGGAGACGTTCCAGCGCCCGGTCCCCGAGGCCTATGAGCGGCTGCTGCTGGACTGCATGCGCGGCAACGCCACGCTCTACGCACGGAAGGACAGCGTGGAGCAGGCGTGGACCTACGTGACGCCCATCCTGGAGGCGCTGGCTTCCGGCGAGGGCGGCTCCGCGCACGCCTACAAGCCGGGCAGCACGGGCCCGGATGCCGCCGCCGCGCTCCTGGCCAAGGACGGCCGCCGGTGGACCTCGCTGTGAGCGCCCCGCGCACGCACGTCGTTCCCACCGAGGCCCTGTCCCAACAGGCCGCGGATTGGATGGCGAACGCGCTGCAAGACACGCTCGCCACCCAGCCCCGCGCCAGCCTGGCGTTGTCGGGGGGCAGCACGCCGGGGCCCGCGTACCGGGCGCTCGCGACGCGCGTGCTGCCGTGGGAGCGCGTGGACATCTACTTCGTGGACGAGCGCTTCGTGCCGCCCGACCACGCGGAGAGCAACTACCGGCTGGTGGAGGACACCCTGCTGCGCCCGCTCCAGCTCTCCCCGTCGCAAGTCTTCCGGATGGAGGGCGAGCGCGAGGACCGCGACGCCGCGGCGCGCGACTACGCGGCGAAGCTGCCGCCCGTGCTGGACGTGGTGCTGCTGGGCATGGGGGATGACGGGCACACCGCCAGCCTCTTCCCTGGCCACCCCGCGCTGGAAGAGCACGAACAGCGCGTGCTGGCGGTGGTGGGCCCCAAGCCGCCCCCGTGGCGGTTGACGTTGACGCTGCCGGTGCTGCAGTCCGCGCGGCATGTGCTGACGCTGGTGTCGGGAGCGGGCAAGCGGGACACGGTGCGCCGGGCGCTGGAGGGCGACACGCGCCTTCCCGTGGCCCGGGTGACGAACACGGAATGGATGCTGGACCCCGCCGCCTCGGGGCGGTGAGGGCCATGTCAGGAGGAATCAACGATGAGTGAGGCAAAGGGCGCGCAGTTCGGCGTGGCGGGCATGGGCGTCATGGGGGCGAGCCTCGCCCTCAACATCGCGGACCACGGCTTCCGGGTGGCCGTGTGGGACCGCCACCCGGAGCGCATCGAAGAGATGCACCAGAAGCACGGGCACCCCGAGGTCTGGGGCAGCGCCTCGCTGGAGGCCTTCGTCCAGCGGCTGGAGCGCCCGCGCAAGGTGCTGCTGATGGTGACGGCGGGCGCGGCGGTGGACTCCATGGTGGAGCGCCTGATGCCGCTGCTGTCCGAGGGCGACATCATCCTGGACGCCGGCAACTCCTGGTTCCAGGACACGCGCCGCCGCGAGGAGCAGTGCAAGGCGAAGGGCATCCACTTCCTGGGCGTGGGCGTGTCCGGCGGCGAGGAGGGCGCGCGCCACGGCCCGTCCATCATGCCGGGCGGCGCCCCCGCGGCGTATGAGCAGGTGCGGCCCGTGTTCGAGGCCATCGCCGCGACGACGGACCTGGGCCCCTGCGTCACCTACGTGGGCAAGGACGGCGCCGGCCACTTCGTGAAGATGGTGCACAACGGCATCGAATACGCCGACATGCAGCTCCTCGCGGAGACGTACGACGTGCTGCGCCGCGGGCTGGGGCTGGAGGCGGACGCGCTGGCGGACCTGCTCTCCCAGTGGGACCACGGCATCGCCGGCTCCTTCCTGCTGGAGACGACCATCAAGGTGCTGCGCCAGAAGGACCCGGAGACGGGCAAGCCGCTGGTGGACCTGGTGCTCGACAAGGCCGGCCAGAAGGGCACCGGCAAGTGGACGGTGCAGGTGGCATTGGACCTGGCCGTGCCGATTCCCTCCATCGCCGCGGCGCTGGACGCACGCATCCTCTCCTCCATGAAGGACGAACGCGTCGCCGCCGCGCCGAAGCTGAAGGGCCCCGACGTGCAGCTCAGCAAGGAGGAGCAGGCGCAGCTCGCCGCGTGGACGCATGACGCGCTCTACGCCGCGCGCGTGGTGACGTACGCCCAGGGCATGCGGCTCATCCAGGCCGCGTCCCAGGAGTACGGGTGGAACATCAACCTGGCGGAGCTGGCGCGCATCTGGCGGGGCGGCTGCATCATCCGCGCGAAGCTGCTCACGCCGCTGCGCGAGGCCTTCCAGCAGCAGCCCACGCTGCCCAACCTGATGGTGTCCGACGCCTTCGCCCCGGTGCTGGAGAAGATGGCCCCGGCCTGGCGCCAGGTGGTGGGCGTGGCCACCCGCGTGGGCATCCCCGTCCCGGTGTTCGGCGCGTCGCTGGCGTACCTGGACAGCTACCGCACCGCGGAGCTGCCGCAGAACCTCACGCAGGCGCAGCGGGATGCCTTCGGCGCCCACACGTATCAGCGCAAGGACCGGCCGGACGCGGGCTTCGTCCACACCGAGTGGGGCAAGTAACGCAGACATGTGTTCCCGGGCCCACATTCAGGCGCCCGGGAACACAGACAAGGAAAGTATTCAGCCAGACTGAATGTCTCATACAAGCGTGAGACATGCCGTCGCAGCGGGTTGGGCATCAGGCGTGCCAACGCGTAACAGGCACGTGCCAATGTTTGCACATGCATACAAGTGCTCGCTTTTCACCGAGCCATGCATCTAGCTTTCCCGGCTATGCGAACCTCCCTCCGCTTGTCGTCTTTCCTCCTTGCGTCATCCCTGCTCACCGGCTGCCTCGGCGCCGAAGGGGAGGACACCGAAGTCCTCGAGTCCCAGCAGCAGGAGTCCACGGACCCCACGTTCCGCCTGCACAACATCGTCGAGGCCGTGCTCCCCGCCGGCAACTATGACGGCCTGCCCGGCAATGAGTGCATCGCGCTGGTGAACCCCGAGCACCGCCTGCGCAAGGTCATCCTCGTGGAGACCGCGGGCGTCAACGGCGCCTGCGCGCTCAACGCCTACAGCGCGGGCAGCGCCATCAGCTTCACCTGGGGCGACACCGCCGTCTACCAGGGCCCGGCGGGCATCGCCTCCATCCGCGCCGCGCTCTCCGACACGAATGGCGCCGTGCACCGGCTGGTGGGCGCCATCACCTCCGAGGCCGCCACCCTGGCCGACCTGCAGGCCTTCCCGGCGCAGACCGACCTGGACCAGGCCACCGCGCTGAAGTCGACCGCGTACACCGCCGTCCGCGTCCACTCCCTGCACGACTTCGAGGGCCAGGAGCAGACGAAGGCCGAGGCCGCCTACCAGGCCGTCCGCATCACCCAGTCCTGTGAGCAGCCGGGCTCGCCCCGCCTCGAGGCCCGCGTTCGCAACGGCTTTGTCTATGGCTACATCGCCACCAACACGGGGAGCTGCCACAGCGGCTGGTTCCACTTCCGCCACGTCTACAACCGCGATTGGCGCCGGGTCGAGAATTACAATTATTCCGAGTAATCAGACTCCGAACACGTAAAGCACAGGGTGACGCCTGACACCGCATTCACAGGCGTCACCCTGGCCCGCGTTTGTAAATACATCCGGGCAAGGACGCTTCATCCGCCTTGGCGCGGCGCACCTTTCACGAACACCAGACATCGGGCATCGTTGAGTCTCCTTCCCACGAGACTCCCTCATGACCTTGGATGCTGGAGCGAAGCTGCTGCATGCGGTACGCGAGCTGGCCCCTGCCCTCTCCGCGCGCGGCGCGGAAATCGAGCAGGCACGACAGCTCCCCGCGGACGTCGTCGCCACGCTGAAGGACATCGGCATCTATCGGATGTTCGTGCCGCCCTCCCACGGTGGCTTGGCGCTGGACCTCGTCACGGGCCTGGACGTCCTCTCCGAGCTGGCGCGCGCGGATGCCTCCACCGCGTGGACGATGATGATTGCCTCGGAGAGCCCCCAGCTCTTCGCCCTGCTCGCCCGCGAGGAGTTCGACGCCATCTACGCGCATGGCCCCAACGTCGCCGTGGGCGGCGCGTTCAATGCGCAAGGCCAGGCGATGCAGGTGGACGGCGGCTACCGCGTCACCGGCCATTGGAACTTCGCCACCGGCTGCCGCCAGAGTGACTGGCTGTTCGGCAACTGCGTCGTGCTGGGCCCGGATGGCAAGCCCCGCCCGGGTCCCGCCGAGGGTGTGCCCGAAACGCGCGCGATGATGCTGCCCGCCAAGGACGTGCGCATCATCGAGCACTGGGACGTGCTCGGCCTGCGCGGCACCGGCAGCCACGACATCGCCATCGACGCCTTCGTCCCCCAGCGCAACTCCTTCGACATCTTCACCGGACAGCCGGCCGTGCCCGGCCCTGGCTTCGTGATGCCCGTGCTGCACTACGCCATGCACATTGGCGCGGTGGCGGTGGGCATCGCCCAGGGCGCGGTGGATGACCTGCTCGCGCTCGCCCGCTCCGGCAAGCGCCGGTTGTATGCGCGCACCTCGCTGGTGGACTCGCCCGTGTTCCGAAACCGGCTGGGCCGCGCGGAGACGGGCGCGCGCGCCGCGCACGATGCGCTCCGCCGCATGGGCGAGGTCTTCTGGGAGGCCTGCCAGCACACGCCCGCGACGGCCTTCACGCTGGCGCCCCAGGTCTCCTCCACCCTGACGTGGGCGGTGGAGACGTCCGCCGAGGTCGTCACGGCCTGCTACCACGCGGGCGGTGGAACCTCCGTGCGCGACGGCACCCCGCTCCAGCGCCGCTTCCGCGACATCCACACCCTCACGCAGCACGCGGCGGTGGCGGAGGGCTGGTTCACCCAGGAGGGCAGCGCGCTCCTGGGCTTCCCCGTCCTCTTCGAGGCCTGACGGCGGACGCGCGCCCGCTACGTCTGCGAGGCGCGCAGCTCCGCGCGGCGAATCTTCCCGCTCACCGTCTTCGGCAGCTCGGTGACGAACTCGATGTCGCGCGGGTACTTGTACGGAGCCGTGGTGCGCTTCACGTGCTCCTGCAACGCCTGCGCGAGCGCCGGGGACGCGGTGTGCCCCGGCGCCAGCACCACGAAGGCCTTCACGCGCTGGCCCAGCTTCGCGTCCGGCACGCCGATGACGGCGGACTCCGCCACCGCGTCGTGCTCCAGCAGCGCGGACTCCACCTCGAAGGGCCCCACGCGGTAGCCCGACGTCTTGATGACGTCATCGGCGCGCCCCACGAACCAGAAGTAGCCGTCCGCGTCCCGCACGGCCCGGTCCCCCGTGACGTACCAGTCGCCGCGCCGGCACGCGGCGTTGGCCGCGTCGTCCCCCAGGTAGCCCTGGAACAGGCCCACCGGCCGCTCGGGGAACACGCGCACGGCGATGTCGCCCTCCTGCCCGTCCGCCACCTCCTGCCCCGACTCGTCGATGACGCCCACCGTGAAGCCCGGAGACGGCTTGCCCATGGAGCCCACGCGTGGCGCCACCGGCGGGAACATGCCCACCACCATCACCGTCTCCGTCTGCCCGTAGCCCTCGCGGATGTGCAGGCCGGTGGCGGCCTTCCACGAGTCGATGACCTCCGGGTTGAGCGGCTCGCCGGCGCTCACCGTGTGGCGCAGCGCGGACAGGTTGAAGTCCTTCAAGTCCTGGAGCACCAGCGCCCGCCACGCGGTGGGCGGCGCGCAGAAGGTGGAGACGCGCTGCGACTCCAGCACCTTCAGCAGCTTCGCGGGCTCGAAGCGGCCCCGGAAGTCGTAGACGACGTTGCACGCGCCCTGGCTCCACGGCCCGAAGAGCTTGCCCCACGCGCACTTGGCCCAGCCGGTGTCGCTCAACGTCAGGTGCCGGTCGTCGGGCGTCAGGTCCAGCCAGTACCGCCCGGTAATCACGTGGCCCTGTCCGTAGCTGGCCTGCGTGTGCAGCACCATCTTCGGCATGCCGGTGGTGCCGGACGTGAAGTAGATGAGCATCGGCGCATCCGCGCGCGTGGGCTCGAAGTCCGCGAACGCGTCCGCGACGCCGGGCACGTAGCGCGTCCACGGCGACGGCGCGCCCTCGCCCACCGACAGCCAGGTCCGTACCTTCCCCGCCCCCACCACGCCGTCGAAGCGCTCCAGGCAGCTCACGTCCGCGATGACGGCGTGGGCCTCCGCCACCTCCAGCCGGTAGCGGATGTCCTTGGGCGTGAGCATGGGCGTGCCGGGCATGAAGACGATGCCCGCGCGGATGCAGCCGAGCACCAGGAACCACCACTCCGGAACGCGCGGCATCATGATGAAGGCCCGGTCGCCGCGGCGCAGGCCCTGGCCCGTCAGGAAGCGCGCCGCGTGGAGCGAGTGCCGCCGCAGCGCCTCCCACGTGAAGCGCCGCTCCTGCCCCGACTCGTCGGACCACAGCAGGGCCAGCGCCTCCGGGCGCTCGGCGGCGTGCCGGTCGATGACGTCGGCGGCGAAGTTGAAGTGCTCGGGCCGCTCCCACCGGAAGTCACGGCGGGTGGCCTCGTAGTCCTTCATGTTCCGAGGGGGCGACAGCGGCATGCGGCGGACTCCTGACAGGGGGAACCGGACGCCCGAGCCTGCCACGCCGTCCACGGCCCGTCCGCCGTCAGGCCCCCCATCGCCCGATGCCGGACACGCGCCCGCTCGCCTCCCGGAAAAGCAGAAGGCCGGCCCTGTCACGGGCCGGCCTTCGCGCTGCTTCGCCGCGCCCCGGAGGGCACGCGCGCTACCTCAGTTGATTTCCGAGCACGGGAAGAGCGTGTTGTAGGCACCACAGGTGCGGAGCGTGGCCAACAGCAACTGCTCGGCGGTGGCCGCGCGGCCCGCGGCGTCCTCGCCCCGCGCGCGCTCCCGGTCCGCCAGGAGGTTCAGCCAGGGGTCCCTGGCGCCGTGGGCATACCGCTGCAGCGCCTTGAGCGCCTCCGCGTCCTTCGCCGCGGCGCCCGTGTGCAGCAGCGCGCCGACGTACAGGTCCGTCTCCTGCGAGGCCCGCAGCGTCTCCAGCAGGCCCGGCATGGGCTCGCCCTTCATCAGCCGCGCATAGTCGAGCGCCAGCGGCGCGCGGACGCTGAAGTCACGCGCCGCCATGTCCCGGACGTAGTCCTGGAGCACCGTGCCGCCGCCCAGCCGGTCCAACGCCGTGGCGAGCGGCATCAGCGCGGACACCGCGTCCGCCGAGGGCGCCGCGCGAACGGCCTCGTACAGCGCCGCGCGGGCCACCGCGGGCTGCTGCGCCGCCAGATACGACGCCTCCGCGCCACCCTCCGCGAGCTGCCCCCACGTCTCACGCACCTGTCGCTGCCACCGGGCCGCCTCCGCGTCGCGCAGCGCGCGCAGCTCCTCCGCGCGCCGCTCCGCCGACTGCTTCCAACCCGCCTCCTGCCCCGGCAGCGAGGCGACGTCACGGAAGGACGCCTCCGCCTGCTTCAGCAGCCCCAGCCCCCGGAGCGCCAGCCCGCGGTTCCACAGCGCCTGGGCGTGCCGGGGCTCCTGGCTCAGCGCGCCGCCGAGCAGGCTCAGCGCCTCCTCCCACCGCTGCCCGCTGAGGGCCACCACCGCCCGGTCATTGTCCTTGTCCGCCGAGGCCGGAGCCCGCGACAGGAAGGCCTCCGCCTGCTGCCAGTCGCCCCGCAGGGCATAGGCCGCCGCGATGCCGCGGAAGTCCTGCTGCTCCTCCAGGTCCGCCAGGGGCCGCAGCGGCAGCGGGTTCGCCGCGCCGGACGTGCCGCGCATGGGCTCGTAGGGAACGAAGCGGTCCGCCTGCGGATGGCTGAGCCGCGCCTCCAGGGTCCGCGAGTCCGCGCCCGCCAGCCACACGTCGGCGGGAGCCTCCGCCGGCACCTGGTAACGGAACACGCCCACCGCCGCCAACCCCGCGGCCAGCGCCACCGGCGCCACCGCGCGGGCGGCGCGCTGGAGCCACGGCCGCAGCGGCGTCACCTTCTCCGGCACGGGCTCCGGGGCCGCGTGCTCCGCGCCCCCCAGCGCGCGGGCGGCCAGCAGCTCCAGTTGCAGGACATCCCGCAGGCCCGCCTCGCATTCGGCGCAGCGAGACAGGTGCTGGCGAAAGGCCTCCGCGTCGGGAGCGGACAGCTCACCGTCCACGAAGAGGTGCAGCTTGGTGCATGGCGTATTCATGAGCTCGTGGCCCCCTGCTCCCGGGCTACCGCCACCTGGGGCAGCAGCAGTTCCTTCAAATCCCTGCGGGCCAGGGTGAGCCAACTGCCCACGGTGCCCACGGGAACATTGAAATGCTCGGCGATGGCGTTGTAGCGCTTGCCCTCCGCGTGCAGCCGGTAGGCGTCACGCAGGTGAGGCTTCAGCCGCTCGACCGCTTTCTGGAACGCGTCGGTGCTCACCAGCTCCCAGCTCTCCTGGGCATCCGCCGGTGAACCCGCCATGTCCTGGACCAGCGCCAGGTGCGGCAACCCCCGGGATTCCGTCCGCTGGCGGCGGCAGTAATCCAGGAAGCGGTTCGTCATCGTCGTACACAGCCACGCGGCCGCCGCGGAGTCCGTCCGGTCCTTCAAATGACCGAACTCCGGCAACGCCCGTTCGAAGGTCTCCTGGACCAGGTCGTCCGGCTCCAGGCTGGAGCGGGCGCACAACCGGCGGGCCAGCCCCAGAAGGCTGGGCCGATGCTGACGGATGAACGCTTCGAAGCGCCTCCGTTCCCGGTTGAAGAGGTCCGACATGAAGCCCCACTCACATGCGCGTCTGCGTGTTTCCCAGTCAAAGACGCGCGTCGCTCCAATCCTTGAGAAGAAAAAGAAGGGAGCCGGGCAGAAAAATGCCCGGGAGGATGGAAAATCCCGCCCGGGCCTGAAGATCAGCGGACCTGGCTGGCGCTGGATTGCCCTGGCCCGGCCAGCGGGGGCACCGCCGGAGGGGGCGTCGGGAGCCGCTTCCGCGGGGCGACCGTGGCCGTGTCACAGTTGACGTAGGTGTTCTTCACGTGGGCTTCGCCGGACTCGGAATCCAAGCTACCGGCCATGAGGGATTCAACGGGCGTCATGGGCGCTCGCACCTCGTAGTGGGGTTGGGCTGAAAGCAGACATGGGTGATACGGACAACACGTACAGTCCTTATCATGACACGCGCCAACCCCGTGCATCTGACTGGGCGGCTTGCGACACGGAATTCACGGAGTTCTGAATGAGCAGGGAAGATTCGCGCCTGGCTTTGGAATGGCACACCTGGTTGGCGGAGAACCTCGCCCTGGGCGTGAGCACGGAGGACGCGCGGCAGGTGCTGGTGAACGCGGGCGTGGAGGACGCGTTGGCACGGCAGGAGATTGCCGCGGCGCAGGCGCACCCCTACGTGGCGGGCGCGCGTCGCATTGGCCGGCGCTACGAGTGGCTGGAGGCGCTGGCGGACCTCTACGCGGAGCTGCACCGCCAGTCGGGCGAGGTGCGGCTGGAGAAGCGCCGGGACTTGAGTCCGGAGGAGTTCTTCTCCCGCTACTACTTCGGCCACCGGCCGGTGGTGCTGCAAGGCCACATGGAGGACTGGCCGGCCATGCGCCGCTGGTCGCTTTCGGATTTCAGCGAGCGCTTCGGGGACGTGGAGGTGGAAATCATGTCCGGGCGAAACACCAACCCGGACCACGCCTCGCAACCCGACAAGCACCGCCAGGTGGTGTCCCTGCGCGAGTACGTGCGCCGGGTGGAAGCGGCGGGTGAGACGAACGATTTCTACATGGTGCCCCGCAACGAGAACTGGAAGCGCGACGGGCTGGCCCGGCTGCGCGAGGACATCCGCGCGCCGGCGGGCATCATCGACCCGGAGCTGCGGCCGG
This genomic window from Myxococcus hansupus contains:
- the gndA gene encoding NADP-dependent phosphogluconate dehydrogenase, whose amino-acid sequence is MSEAKGAQFGVAGMGVMGASLALNIADHGFRVAVWDRHPERIEEMHQKHGHPEVWGSASLEAFVQRLERPRKVLLMVTAGAAVDSMVERLMPLLSEGDIILDAGNSWFQDTRRREEQCKAKGIHFLGVGVSGGEEGARHGPSIMPGGAPAAYEQVRPVFEAIAATTDLGPCVTYVGKDGAGHFVKMVHNGIEYADMQLLAETYDVLRRGLGLEADALADLLSQWDHGIAGSFLLETTIKVLRQKDPETGKPLVDLVLDKAGQKGTGKWTVQVALDLAVPIPSIAAALDARILSSMKDERVAAAPKLKGPDVQLSKEEQAQLAAWTHDALYAARVVTYAQGMRLIQAASQEYGWNINLAELARIWRGGCIIRAKLLTPLREAFQQQPTLPNLMVSDAFAPVLEKMAPAWRQVVGVATRVGIPVPVFGASLAYLDSYRTAELPQNLTQAQRDAFGAHTYQRKDRPDAGFVHTEWGK
- a CDS encoding acyl-CoA dehydrogenase family protein: MTLDAGAKLLHAVRELAPALSARGAEIEQARQLPADVVATLKDIGIYRMFVPPSHGGLALDLVTGLDVLSELARADASTAWTMMIASESPQLFALLAREEFDAIYAHGPNVAVGGAFNAQGQAMQVDGGYRVTGHWNFATGCRQSDWLFGNCVVLGPDGKPRPGPAEGVPETRAMMLPAKDVRIIEHWDVLGLRGTGSHDIAIDAFVPQRNSFDIFTGQPAVPGPGFVMPVLHYAMHIGAVAVGIAQGAVDDLLALARSGKRRLYARTSLVDSPVFRNRLGRAETGARAAHDALRRMGEVFWEACQHTPATAFTLAPQVSSTLTWAVETSAEVVTACYHAGGGTSVRDGTPLQRRFRDIHTLTQHAAVAEGWFTQEGSALLGFPVLFEA
- a CDS encoding acyl-CoA synthetase yields the protein MPLSPPRNMKDYEATRRDFRWERPEHFNFAADVIDRHAAERPEALALLWSDESGQERRFTWEALRRHSLHAARFLTGQGLRRGDRAFIMMPRVPEWWFLVLGCIRAGIVFMPGTPMLTPKDIRYRLEVAEAHAVIADVSCLERFDGVVGAGKVRTWLSVGEGAPSPWTRYVPGVADAFADFEPTRADAPMLIYFTSGTTGMPKMVLHTQASYGQGHVITGRYWLDLTPDDRHLTLSDTGWAKCAWGKLFGPWSQGACNVVYDFRGRFEPAKLLKVLESQRVSTFCAPPTAWRALVLQDLKDFNLSALRHTVSAGEPLNPEVIDSWKAATGLHIREGYGQTETVMVVGMFPPVAPRVGSMGKPSPGFTVGVIDESGQEVADGQEGDIAVRVFPERPVGLFQGYLGDDAANAACRRGDWYVTGDRAVRDADGYFWFVGRADDVIKTSGYRVGPFEVESALLEHDAVAESAVIGVPDAKLGQRVKAFVVLAPGHTASPALAQALQEHVKRTTAPYKYPRDIEFVTELPKTVSGKIRRAELRASQT
- a CDS encoding anti-sigma factor, which translates into the protein MNTPCTKLHLFVDGELSAPDAEAFRQHLSRCAECEAGLRDVLQLELLAARALGGAEHAAPEPVPEKVTPLRPWLQRAARAVAPVALAAGLAAVGVFRYQVPAEAPADVWLAGADSRTLEARLSHPQADRFVPYEPMRGTSGAANPLPLRPLADLEEQQDFRGIAAAYALRGDWQQAEAFLSRAPASADKDNDRAVVALSGQRWEEALSLLGGALSQEPRHAQALWNRGLALRGLGLLKQAEASFRDVASLPGQEAGWKQSAERRAEELRALRDAEAARWQRQVRETWGQLAEGGAEASYLAAQQPAVARAALYEAVRAAPSADAVSALMPLATALDRLGGGTVLQDYVRDMAARDFSVRAPLALDYARLMKGEPMPGLLETLRASQETDLYVGALLHTGAAAKDAEALKALQRYAHGARDPWLNLLADRERARGEDAAGRAATAEQLLLATLRTCGAYNTLFPCSEIN
- a CDS encoding RNA polymerase sigma factor, translated to MSDLFNRERRRFEAFIRQHRPSLLGLARRLCARSSLEPDDLVQETFERALPEFGHLKDRTDSAAAAWLCTTMTNRFLDYCRRQRTESRGLPHLALVQDMAGSPADAQESWELVSTDAFQKAVERLKPHLRDAYRLHAEGKRYNAIAEHFNVPVGTVGSWLTLARRDLKELLLPQVAVAREQGATSS